GGAATAAGGTTTGTGTCCCAAAAAGGGAAAGTGGATTGGGACTGAAAGAGAGTCATGTTTGGAATGTAGCAACTATAGGTAAACTTGTTTGGTGGTTGGCTGTTAAACCAGACAAGTTGTGGGTCAGATGGGTACACCATATCTACATAAAAAATGGGGACTGGTTGCATCATAACCCTTCCTCTGATGCCAGTTGGCATTGGAAGAAGATTTGTAAGGTCAGGGATCTCATTAAGGATGGGTTTGTATCTAATGAATGGTGTATTGGTAATGGGGAGTATACTATCAAGAGTTGCTACAACTGGATTAGACAACCTAGACCAGAGGTGTCCTGGTTTAGGTCAGTTTGGCACTCACTAGTCTTGCCTAAGCATGCATTTGTGGCCTGGCTGGTGAGTAGTAATGCGCTATCTTCTTTGAAGGACAAGTCAGTATCAATTAGCGGTAGCTCTGATGATCTTTGCTGTGTGTGTCACCTTCAGAGAGAAACTCATAACCATCTGTTTCAGGAATGCAGCTTCACTCAGAGGTTAGTTCATTCTGTCTTGGATGGCTTAGGTTCTCCTATTGGACAGCATGATTGGATTCAGAGCATAGCTCGGAGGAGATGGAGCAGGTTGAGAAAGGCTGTGAATAATGCTGCCATTATAGCCTGCTGGTATGTGACTTGGATGCAGAGGAATGAGGCACGTCTAAATGGTAGAGTTGCTAGGCCTGAACACTTGGTTGCTCACATCAAGAGTGTCTTAAGAAGTCGTGTTAGTGTTTGTAAATCAAATTTGGTCTCTCTCAGAGATGAAATTTGGTTGAATAGGGTGCAATTAATGTAATATTAGCATCTACAAAATTGTACTGTTTGGAAAATGGACTATGTGTATATTGCTTTGATAATTAATGGAAAGcttacattttagcaaaaaaactTTTCTAGAAAAAAAAGTCTCACATAAACATAAACTGTTAATTGTATTAAGGCTAAAAATGTTGAAATTTTCTTTCTACCTCCTAATACTTCACATTTAAAATTGTTAATTTTACAGTTAAATACAACTAATTTAATTGTTAAGATCTATACAAAGTGATCTAAAAAAACCGCGTTTTTGCGCGTGATCTATCCTAGTTTATACATTACAGAAATATACTTCCTTGATTATAGTCAGTTCtatacatttgattaaaatacaactaacatatatttaataaatgtatagaAATAAATGGGATGAAAGAATTAAAaaataagcaaataaataaagtaaCTGTTTACTTTGAACCAGAGTCCAAAGGACCTGTTTACTTTGAACCACTCAGTCGTTGTGAAACTACTACCAAAAGTCCAAAAAGACTAACGACGTAAGGAGATAAAAAGGTAAAGTCCTTGGTCAAACACAATGTGATTGCATGATACGGAGTACAAGATACTACATTAGGTGGATATCCGAATACGCATGTTGTCCTTACATGCAAAGTGCAAATACAACTAAGCAAATTATTATCTTGTCAAAGATTAGTAACCAATAATAATTATCAAGCTAGAACTTACTCCATTAATTCAAAAGTAATAGATGATCTATTATCTCTAATAGATTAATTTtaatatattatttttttttaccattaCTATTTATTATTTTAAAGTAATGATCATTAAATCATTTCAGTATAATATGTAGACCGTTGACAAGAAATGAAAATGACAAGTAACAGAGATAATTCAGATTGACTTATATGGGTTAAGTCCTCCCTTTAAGTACGTAGCTAGTGTCAGTGATTTAGTGATTAACATCGCATATGCATATTCATGTTAGCTTCCTAACACTTTCCTTTGATAACGTAACATTTAAcgtaattgttcatttaattattatttcatttCTGTAATCTCTATATTGTTTAGTTGACAGTCGACACAGATCGTACCCATAATATATATATTGGTCGTACCAAGTATACATGATAATTACTATCTAGCTGCCTAGACGCGTTTTCTAGCTCATCTTGTTTCCTCCATTATCAAATTAAttgctttctttttttttctagcACACGCATTCATAGGCACGATGAACAAAATGACATAATGTATaagaccctgttcttttggacttaaagtcacttaatttcaattcacttcaaatcctataagttgattcgattcgattcgatcctataagttgattcgattcgaatcctataagttgattcgattcgaatcctataagttgattcggatcctataagttcgattcgattcgatcctataagttgattcggatccaataagttgattcgagatcctataagttcgtagttcgattcgatcctataagttcgattcgaaaaaattcagatcttataaatttagttcagaaaagctatatacagagtattatttttaaagaccgatacaaaaacatttgacattaattattcgatacatacattattattttaaaaaaaaaaagcactCCTCTCATTAATAATTT
The Silene latifolia isolate original U9 population chromosome 11, ASM4854445v1, whole genome shotgun sequence genome window above contains:
- the LOC141614243 gene encoding uncharacterized protein LOC141614243, which translates into the protein MHRYWASIFVLPKGVLSRVDAICRNFLWEGHAEYSSVPRLAWNKVCVPKRESGLGLKESHVWNVATIGKLVWWLAVKPDKLWVRWVHHIYIKNGDWLHHNPSSDASWHWKKICKVRDLIKDGFVSNEWCIGNGEYTIKSCYNWIRQPRPEVSWFRSVWHSLVLPKHAFVAWLVSSNALSSLKDKSVSISGSSDDLCCVCHLQRETHNHLFQECSFTQRLVHSVLDGLGSPIGQHDWIQSIARRRWSRLRKAVNNAAIIACWYVTWMQRNEARLNGRVARPEHLVAHIKSVLRSRVSVCKSNLVSLRDEIWLNRVQLM